Proteins encoded by one window of uncultured Bacteroides sp.:
- a CDS encoding pyridoxal phosphate-dependent aminotransferase yields the protein MPTISIRGNEMPASPIRKLAPLADAAKQKGIHVFHLNIGQPDLPTPQAAIDAIRNIDRTILEYSPSDGYRSYREKLTHYYAKFNINLTADDIIITTGGSEAVLFAFMSCLNPGDEIIVPEPAYANYMAFAISAGAVIRTVATTIEEGFSLPKVEKFEELINERTKGILICNPNNPTGYLYTRKEMNQIRDMVKKYDLFLFSDEVYREFIYTGSPYISACHLEGIENNVVLIDSVSKRYSECGIRIGALITKNKEVRNAVMKFCQARLSPPLIGQIAAEASLDAPEEYSREVYDEYVERRKCLIDGLNKIPGVYSPIPMGAFYTVAKLPVDDSDKFCAWCLSDFQYEGETVFMAPASGFYTTPGAGYNEVRIAYVLKKKDLTRALFILSKALEAYPGRVD from the coding sequence ATGCCAACTATATCCATTCGTGGAAATGAAATGCCAGCTTCACCAATCAGAAAGCTTGCTCCGCTAGCTGATGCAGCTAAACAAAAAGGAATTCACGTGTTTCACCTGAATATCGGTCAGCCCGATCTTCCTACACCTCAAGCTGCTATTGATGCAATCCGCAATATTGATCGTACTATTTTGGAATATAGTCCTAGTGACGGTTACAGAAGTTATCGTGAGAAACTTACCCATTATTACGCGAAATTTAATATAAATCTGACAGCGGACGATATTATCATTACTACAGGTGGATCTGAAGCGGTGCTTTTTGCATTTATGTCTTGCCTTAACCCAGGCGATGAGATTATTGTTCCTGAACCAGCTTATGCCAATTATATGGCGTTTGCTATTTCTGCCGGAGCTGTGATTCGTACTGTGGCAACTACTATTGAAGAGGGTTTCTCTCTTCCAAAGGTTGAAAAGTTTGAGGAACTGATCAATGAGCGTACTAAGGGTATTCTTATTTGTAATCCAAACAACCCTACCGGTTATTTATATACTCGCAAAGAGATGAATCAAATCAGAGACATGGTTAAGAAATATGACCTGTTTTTGTTCTCTGATGAGGTTTACCGTGAGTTTATTTACACCGGTTCGCCATATATTTCAGCATGTCACCTTGAAGGAATTGAAAACAATGTTGTGTTGATTGATTCAGTATCTAAAAGATATTCTGAGTGCGGTATCCGCATTGGTGCCTTAATCACTAAGAATAAAGAAGTTCGCAATGCCGTTATGAAATTCTGTCAGGCTCGTCTTAGTCCACCTTTAATAGGACAGATTGCTGCTGAGGCTTCTTTAGACGCTCCGGAAGAATATAGCAGAGAGGTATATGACGAATATGTGGAACGCCGTAAGTGTTTAATTGACGGATTGAATAAAATACCGGGAGTTTATTCTCCAATTCCAATGGGAGCTTTCTATACTGTGGCTAAACTCCCTGTCGATGATTCCGATAAGTTCTGTGCATGGTGTCTTTCTGATTTTCAATATGAAGGAGAAACTGTATTTATGGCTCCGGCTTCGGGCTTTTATACCACTCCGGGAGCAGGATACAATGAAGTACGTATTGCTTATGTGCTAAAGAAAAAAGATCTTACCCGTGCACTTTTTATTCTGAGTAAAGCGCTTGAAGCTTATCCGGGAAGAGTTGATTAA
- a CDS encoding acyltransferase has protein sequence MKQYDYITLSKALGIILVVVGHFTSTVYMPAYYIEMKNLIFSFHMPLFMVLSGFLFQMSLCRKPGKISLLPFLKKKFLRLMVPYFFISAAIALLNFVLGFFMPVKRMVDWHYLLEIFYTNVGGSAVFLWFIYTLFVIFLISVLCMRIKGGIIIMGILSAVLYFIPLPQLFYLSFVHSFILYFWGGMVLFLLTDSQKLRISFAQTLGAMFLFVLAYCGKECFSIEYVKSCLNLICGLAGSYMIICIAYLFFHKENKWLMSLGQYSASIYLLHMAGVYFVRIVYEKIGLLTPLTYGVALVVAVITGLVVPVLLTKYVIHKNKSLTFLMGGK, from the coding sequence ATGAAGCAGTATGATTACATAACGCTTTCTAAAGCTCTTGGAATTATATTGGTCGTTGTCGGTCATTTTACTTCCACGGTATATATGCCCGCATACTATATTGAGATGAAAAATCTTATTTTTTCGTTTCATATGCCCTTATTTATGGTTTTGTCCGGTTTCCTGTTTCAGATGTCTTTGTGCCGTAAGCCGGGCAAAATTTCTTTGCTTCCTTTCTTAAAGAAGAAGTTTCTGCGTTTAATGGTTCCTTATTTCTTTATCTCGGCAGCTATTGCCTTGCTCAATTTTGTTCTAGGTTTTTTTATGCCGGTAAAGCGAATGGTAGACTGGCATTATCTTCTTGAAATCTTTTATACAAATGTTGGAGGATCGGCTGTTTTTCTTTGGTTTATCTATACCCTTTTTGTGATATTCCTTATTTCAGTTCTCTGTATGCGGATTAAAGGCGGAATTATTATTATGGGAATTCTTTCGGCAGTTCTCTATTTTATACCTCTGCCACAGCTGTTCTATTTATCGTTTGTTCATTCGTTTATTCTATATTTCTGGGGAGGAATGGTTCTGTTTTTACTCACAGACAGCCAAAAACTCCGCATCTCTTTTGCTCAGACTCTTGGTGCGATGTTTTTATTCGTTCTGGCCTATTGTGGAAAAGAATGTTTTTCCATTGAATATGTGAAGTCATGTCTTAACTTGATTTGCGGTCTTGCAGGTAGTTACATGATTATTTGCATTGCTTATTTATTCTTTCATAAAGAGAATAAATGGCTCATGTCTTTAGGACAATACAGTGCATCTATTTATCTGCTTCACATGGCAGGAGTTTATTTTGTAAGAATTGTATATGAGAAAATAGGTTTGTTGACTCCACTGACTTATGGCGTCGCCTTAGTTGTAGCAGTTATTACGGGACTTGTGGTTCCGGTGCTGCTGACAAAATATGTTATACATAAAAATAAGTCATTAACCTTTTTAATGGGAGGAAAATAA